A window from Fundidesulfovibrio magnetotacticus encodes these proteins:
- a CDS encoding TOBE domain-containing protein: MKVSARNLIPGVVKSITPGAVNSEVVIEVAPGVEVVSIITKHSVESLGLKEGSQVKAMVKASSVMVVVD, translated from the coding sequence ATGAAAGTCAGCGCCCGCAACCTGATCCCCGGCGTCGTCAAGTCCATCACCCCCGGCGCGGTCAATTCCGAGGTGGTCATCGAGGTGGCCCCCGGAGTGGAGGTGGTGTCGATCATCACCAAGCATTCCGTGGAGTCCCTGGGCCTCAAGGAAGGCTCCCAGGTGAAGGCCATGGTGAAGGCCTCCAGCGTGATGGTGGTGGTGGACTAG
- a CDS encoding response regulator has translation MPRFLITDDDEVAHAFLRHVLLALGEVSHAFSGQGAVEACGRALDEGRPFDVVFLDVLMPGMDGVQTLNAVQARHDEAGAKRPGFVLATCLSLSTPPLDALPPGPHWTHLHKPFDRREALAALGVLGLAQPPAAEEGEDFW, from the coding sequence ATGCCGCGTTTTCTCATCACGGACGACGACGAGGTGGCCCACGCCTTCCTGCGTCATGTGCTGCTGGCCCTGGGGGAAGTGTCGCACGCCTTTTCAGGCCAGGGGGCCGTGGAGGCCTGCGGCCGCGCCCTGGACGAGGGACGCCCCTTCGACGTGGTGTTCCTTGATGTCCTCATGCCCGGCATGGACGGCGTGCAAACCCTGAACGCCGTCCAGGCGCGCCACGACGAGGCCGGAGCGAAGCGCCCGGGCTTCGTGCTGGCCACCTGCCTGTCGCTCTCCACTCCGCCCCTGGACGCCCTGCCGCCGGGCCCCCACTGGACGCACCTGCACAAGCCGTTCGACAGGCGCGAGGCGCTGGCCGCCCTCGGCGTCCTGGGCCTTGCCCAGCCTCCCGCAGCGGAGGAGGGCGAGGACTTCTGGTGA
- a CDS encoding MBOAT family O-acyltransferase, which produces MAVDSPLFLFVFLPVLLGLFALCPARGREALLLGASLLFYALSDAASLPLFLASMAFNMLMGLAISWAGGGARKALLALGVGLDLAFLAWAKYPLFLAAQIPGLEGLRALAPASMPLGVSFFTFSAIAYLVDVAGRRQDALADPVRFGLFLAFFPKVAAGPIARCRDMAPHAPTLEGLRDGLTRLAVGLAKKTLVAAPLGRLADQAFALPSAELDMGTAWLGLLAYSLQLYFDFSGYTDMAVGLGRLFGYNLPENFNYPYTAQSVREFWRRWHLTLSTWFRDYLYIPLGGGRAAPWKVQRNLLIVFTLCGLWHGASWSFVVWGLWHGLFLALERTGVGKRLDALPRPARHAYALLAVGLGWVFFRAPDFAHAWGYFKALASFSFHGWDYTWTVRVNRETLCMLAAGILGSAPALPWLGERLGRLMPLARGLAAPALLALALLALAAGAHTPFIYAQF; this is translated from the coding sequence ATGGCCGTCGACTCCCCGCTGTTTTTGTTCGTCTTCCTGCCCGTGCTCCTGGGGCTCTTCGCCCTGTGCCCGGCCCGGGGGCGCGAGGCCCTGCTCCTGGGGGCGAGCCTTCTCTTCTACGCCCTGTCCGACGCCGCCTCCCTGCCGCTCTTCCTGGCCTCCATGGCCTTCAACATGCTCATGGGTCTGGCCATCTCCTGGGCCGGGGGCGGCGCGCGCAAGGCCCTGCTGGCCCTGGGCGTGGGGCTCGACCTGGCCTTCCTGGCCTGGGCCAAGTATCCGCTCTTCCTGGCGGCCCAGATCCCGGGCCTGGAGGGCCTGCGCGCCCTGGCCCCGGCCTCCATGCCCCTGGGCGTCTCCTTTTTCACCTTCTCGGCCATCGCCTACCTGGTGGACGTGGCCGGACGCCGCCAGGACGCCCTGGCCGATCCAGTCCGCTTCGGCCTCTTCCTGGCCTTCTTCCCCAAGGTGGCCGCCGGCCCCATCGCCCGCTGCCGCGACATGGCCCCCCACGCCCCCACCCTGGAGGGACTGCGCGACGGCCTGACCCGTCTGGCCGTGGGCCTGGCCAAGAAGACCCTGGTGGCCGCCCCCCTGGGACGCCTGGCCGACCAGGCCTTCGCACTGCCTTCGGCCGAACTGGACATGGGCACGGCCTGGCTTGGCCTCCTGGCCTACTCCCTGCAGCTCTATTTCGACTTCTCCGGCTACACCGACATGGCCGTGGGCCTGGGCCGCCTCTTCGGCTACAATCTGCCGGAGAACTTCAACTACCCCTACACGGCCCAATCCGTGCGCGAGTTCTGGAGGCGCTGGCACCTCACGCTTTCCACGTGGTTCCGCGACTACCTCTACATCCCCCTGGGCGGCGGGCGCGCGGCCCCCTGGAAGGTGCAGCGCAACCTGCTGATCGTCTTCACCCTTTGCGGCCTGTGGCACGGCGCGAGCTGGAGCTTCGTGGTCTGGGGCCTGTGGCACGGTCTTTTTCTGGCCCTGGAGCGCACCGGCGTCGGCAAGCGGCTGGACGCCCTGCCGCGCCCGGCGCGCCACGCCTACGCCCTGCTGGCCGTAGGCCTGGGCTGGGTGTTCTTCCGCGCCCCGGACTTCGCCCACGCCTGGGGTTACTTCAAAGCCCTGGCCAGCTTCAGCTTCCACGGCTGGGACTACACCTGGACCGTGCGCGTGAACCGCGAGACCCTGTGCATGCTGGCTGCGGGCATCCTGGGCAGCGCGCCCGCGCTCCCCTGGCTGGGCGAGCGGCTCGGGCGTCTCATGCCCCTGGCGAGGGGCCTGGCCGCCCCGGCGCTTCTGGCCCTGGCCCTGCTGGCCCTGGCGGCGGGCGCCCACACACCCTTCATCTACGCGCAGTTCTAG
- a CDS encoding TOBE domain-containing protein, which produces MKVSARNLIPGVVKSITPGAVNSEVVIEVAPGVEVVSIITKHSVESLELKVGSPVKAMMKASSVMVVVD; this is translated from the coding sequence ATGAAAGTCAGCGCCCGCAACCTGATCCCCGGCGTCGTCAAGTCCATCACCCCCGGGGCGGTCAATTCCGAAGTGGTCATCGAGGTGGCCCCCGGAGTGGAGGTGGTGTCCATCATCACCAAGCATTCGGTGGAGTCCCTGGAGCTTAAGGTGGGGTCGCCCGTGAAGGCCATGATGAAGGCCTCCAGCGTGATGGTGGTGGTGGACTAG
- a CDS encoding MoaD/ThiS family protein produces MTVTLATLPSLPGAAALPHSLELPPGARVADALALLGLDPGAVVALVDAGPAGPDTPLAEGCRLELLPMVEGG; encoded by the coding sequence GTGACCGTAACCCTCGCCACCCTGCCCTCCCTGCCCGGGGCCGCCGCCCTGCCCCACAGCCTGGAGTTGCCCCCCGGCGCGCGCGTTGCCGACGCCCTGGCCCTGCTGGGCCTGGACCCTGGAGCCGTGGTGGCCCTTGTCGATGCCGGACCCGCCGGACCGGACACCCCCCTGGCCGAGGGCTGCCGCCTGGAACTGCTGCCAATGGTCGAGGGAGGGTGA
- a CDS encoding methyl-accepting chemotaxis protein produces MKLSSKLYTGFCALLVLTAGIGLFGIRQMQAIENETELLAGDWLPSIVRLGRLNDHVQSYRRYELVYILSTNEKEMAHYEGLLKETLDKFKTDLTEYDKLITADQQDERRQFDQMKEAWAKYLAISEKIKKVAAMNRDKAAEMATADSARLIQETISILARLITVNTEAGEKSASTAMDAFFSGRAQLIGAILAAVALGLGLAFFIARNVLGQLGEDPGYLQSVAGDIAGGNLDVSFRPVRGQGGVYAVLIKMVATLKEKIAEAEQKSQDAARQAEAALQATAQAEEAKAQAERAKAEGMLQAAARLEDVAAVISSASEELAAQVEQSSRGAEIQAGRVGETATSMEEMNATVLEVARNASQAAETADRAKRRAQDGAGIVNDVVREISQMERQAEELKGDMTALGAQADAIGKIMNVISDIADQTNLLALNAAIEAARAGEAGRGFAVVADEVRKLAEKTMSATKEVGQAIGAVQDGTRKNIANVDRTVGQIGKATDLAGKSGEALQNIVQLVDLSTDQVRSIATASEQQSAASDEINRAIEDVSRISLETSEAMNQSSRAVNELADQAQALARLIEELKSEGGGTAGKLLAATPARKSLPPAKPRSLKA; encoded by the coding sequence ATGAAACTCTCGTCCAAGCTCTACACCGGGTTCTGCGCGCTCTTGGTGCTCACCGCGGGCATCGGCCTCTTCGGCATCCGTCAGATGCAGGCCATCGAAAACGAGACCGAACTCCTCGCCGGGGACTGGCTTCCCAGCATCGTCCGCCTGGGAAGACTTAACGACCACGTGCAGTCCTACAGGCGTTACGAGCTGGTCTACATCCTCTCCACCAACGAGAAGGAAATGGCCCACTACGAGGGGCTGCTCAAAGAAACCCTGGACAAGTTCAAGACGGATCTGACCGAGTACGACAAGCTCATCACCGCCGACCAGCAGGACGAGCGCCGCCAGTTCGACCAGATGAAGGAAGCGTGGGCCAAGTACCTGGCCATCTCTGAAAAGATCAAGAAAGTCGCCGCCATGAACCGGGACAAGGCCGCCGAGATGGCCACCGCCGACTCCGCGCGCCTGATCCAGGAGACCATCTCCATCCTGGCCCGGCTCATCACCGTGAACACCGAGGCGGGCGAAAAGAGCGCATCCACGGCCATGGACGCCTTCTTCTCCGGCCGTGCCCAGCTCATCGGGGCCATCCTGGCGGCCGTGGCCCTGGGTTTGGGGCTGGCCTTCTTCATCGCGCGAAACGTCCTGGGGCAGCTCGGCGAAGACCCGGGATATCTCCAGTCCGTGGCGGGCGACATCGCCGGCGGCAACCTCGACGTGTCCTTCCGCCCCGTGCGCGGACAGGGCGGCGTCTACGCCGTGCTCATCAAGATGGTCGCCACCCTCAAGGAGAAGATCGCCGAGGCCGAGCAGAAATCCCAGGACGCCGCCCGGCAGGCCGAGGCCGCGCTCCAGGCCACGGCCCAGGCCGAGGAGGCCAAGGCCCAGGCCGAACGCGCCAAGGCCGAAGGCATGCTTCAGGCCGCCGCGCGCCTTGAGGACGTGGCCGCCGTGATCTCCTCCGCCTCCGAAGAGCTCGCCGCCCAGGTGGAACAGTCCAGCCGGGGCGCGGAAATCCAGGCCGGACGCGTGGGCGAAACCGCCACCTCCATGGAGGAAATGAACGCCACCGTGCTCGAGGTGGCCCGCAACGCCTCCCAGGCCGCCGAAACCGCCGACCGCGCCAAACGCCGCGCACAGGACGGCGCGGGCATCGTGAACGACGTGGTCCGCGAGATCAGCCAGATGGAACGCCAGGCCGAGGAACTCAAGGGCGACATGACCGCCCTGGGCGCACAGGCCGACGCCATCGGCAAGATCATGAACGTGATCTCCGACATCGCCGACCAGACCAACCTCCTGGCGCTCAACGCCGCCATCGAGGCCGCCCGAGCCGGTGAGGCCGGAAGAGGCTTCGCGGTCGTCGCCGACGAGGTGCGCAAACTCGCCGAAAAAACCATGAGCGCCACCAAGGAAGTGGGCCAGGCCATCGGCGCGGTCCAGGACGGCACGCGCAAGAACATCGCCAACGTGGACCGCACCGTGGGGCAGATCGGCAAAGCCACCGATCTCGCGGGCAAATCCGGCGAAGCCCTCCAGAACATCGTCCAGCTCGTGGACCTCTCCACCGACCAGGTGCGCTCCATCGCCACGGCATCGGAACAGCAGTCCGCCGCAAGCGACGAGATCAACCGCGCCATCGAAGACGTGAGCCGCATCTCCCTGGAAACCTCCGAAGCCATGAACCAGTCCTCCCGCGCGGTGAACGAACTGGCCGATCAGGCCCAGGCCCTCGCCCGGCTCATCGAGGAACTCAAATCCGAAGGCGGGGGGACCGCCGGAAAGCTGCTCGCCGCCACACCGGCCCGGAAAAGCCTCCCCCCGGCCAAACCCCGCTCGCTCAAAGCCTGA
- a CDS encoding 2-amino-3,7-dideoxy-D-threo-hept-6-ulosonate synthase — translation MHIGKTIRLERIINRDTGRTIIVPLDHGVTVGPIEGIIDMRDTVTHMVEGGANAVLMHKGVVPCGHRARGRDIGLIVHLSASTSLSPFPGAKTLVCDVEEAVSLGADAVSVHLNLGDASERDMLADMGRISKDAVRWGIPVLAMVYGRGPKISNEFDPAVVAHCARVGMELGADIVKVPYTGDPESFAGVVAGARVPVVIAGGPKTPTTRDFLRMVFDSVQAGGMGLSVGRNIFQHKHPGRLLQSLAKIVHDGWSVEEALEGLGE, via the coding sequence ATGCACATCGGGAAAACCATCCGTCTGGAACGCATCATCAACCGCGACACCGGGCGCACCATCATCGTGCCCCTGGACCACGGCGTGACCGTGGGCCCCATCGAGGGCATCATCGACATGCGCGACACCGTGACCCACATGGTGGAGGGCGGGGCCAACGCCGTGCTCATGCACAAGGGCGTGGTGCCCTGCGGCCACCGCGCCAGGGGCCGCGACATCGGGCTGATCGTGCACCTTTCGGCCTCCACGAGCCTGTCGCCCTTCCCCGGGGCCAAGACCCTGGTCTGCGACGTGGAGGAGGCCGTGAGCCTGGGCGCGGACGCCGTGAGCGTGCACCTGAACCTGGGCGACGCCTCCGAGCGCGACATGCTGGCCGACATGGGCCGCATCTCCAAGGACGCCGTGCGCTGGGGCATCCCGGTGCTGGCCATGGTCTACGGGCGCGGCCCCAAGATCTCCAACGAGTTCGACCCCGCCGTGGTGGCCCATTGCGCCCGCGTGGGCATGGAACTGGGCGCGGACATCGTGAAGGTTCCCTACACCGGCGACCCCGAGAGCTTCGCGGGCGTGGTGGCCGGGGCCAGGGTGCCCGTGGTGATCGCGGGCGGACCCAAGACCCCCACCACCCGCGACTTCCTGCGCATGGTTTTCGATTCGGTGCAGGCGGGCGGCATGGGCCTCTCGGTGGGCCGCAACATCTTCCAGCACAAGCACCCGGGCCGCCTCCTGCAGTCCCTGGCCAAGATCGTCCACGACGGCTGGAGCGTCGAAGAGGCCCTGGAGGGGCTGGGCGAATAG
- the moaA gene encoding GTP 3',8-cyclase MoaA has protein sequence MIPMDQPAKDSRDVLADAFGRVVNYLRVSVTDRCNLRCVYCRPVKDFTALDHADMLSYEEYLRVIRLAAPLGLTKIRLTGGEPLARRGFERFLSEVMAAAPGMDVRLTTNGTLLAGRARSLASLGLAAVNISLDSLDPENFRRITGVDAFRLVRASIDECLEAGIRVKVNAVALKGVNDHELPAFLALASQYPLDVRFIEFMPIGGDTLWDSSRYWAASDVLEQARSLADIAPVLHGDEGRGPARMWTIQGGKGRLGVISGLSGHYCRSCNRLRLTCDGRLRPCLYSDKEYRLRPLLRCLKTSDERILDVLRRALARKPMGYKLLAERGPGGVCHKPMTAIGG, from the coding sequence ATGATCCCGATGGACCAGCCCGCCAAAGACTCCCGGGACGTTCTCGCAGACGCCTTCGGGCGCGTGGTCAACTACCTGCGCGTGAGCGTCACCGACCGCTGCAACCTCCGCTGCGTCTACTGCCGCCCCGTGAAGGACTTCACGGCCCTGGACCACGCGGACATGCTCTCCTACGAGGAATACCTGCGCGTGATCCGCCTGGCCGCGCCGCTGGGGCTCACCAAGATACGCCTCACGGGCGGCGAGCCCCTGGCCCGGCGCGGCTTCGAGCGTTTCCTCTCCGAGGTGATGGCCGCCGCTCCCGGCATGGACGTGCGCCTCACCACCAACGGCACCCTCCTGGCCGGTCGCGCCCGCTCCCTGGCTTCGCTGGGCCTGGCGGCCGTGAACATCTCCCTGGACTCGCTCGACCCGGAGAATTTCCGGCGCATCACCGGCGTGGACGCCTTCCGCCTGGTGCGCGCGAGCATCGACGAGTGCCTGGAGGCGGGCATCCGCGTGAAGGTGAACGCCGTGGCCCTCAAGGGCGTCAACGACCACGAGCTCCCGGCCTTCCTCGCCCTCGCCTCGCAATACCCCCTGGACGTGCGCTTCATCGAGTTCATGCCCATCGGCGGCGACACCCTCTGGGACTCCTCACGCTACTGGGCCGCCTCGGACGTCCTGGAGCAGGCCCGCAGCCTGGCGGACATCGCGCCCGTGCTCCACGGCGACGAGGGGCGCGGCCCGGCCCGCATGTGGACCATCCAGGGCGGCAAGGGCCGCCTGGGCGTGATCTCCGGGCTCTCGGGGCACTACTGCCGCAGCTGCAACCGCCTGCGCCTCACCTGCGACGGCAGGCTCCGCCCCTGCCTCTACTCCGACAAGGAATACCGCCTGCGCCCGCTCCTGCGCTGCCTCAAGACGAGCGACGAGCGCATCCTCGACGTGCTGCGCCGCGCCCTGGCCCGCAAGCCCATGGGCTACAAGCTCCTGGCCGAGCGCGGCCCCGGCGGCGTGTGCCACAAGCCCATGACCGCCATCGGCGGCTGA
- a CDS encoding alginate O-acetyltransferase AlgX-related protein, with protein MKRFSLIVCCALLLAPLVWPQGLGLLGLGVHPRAADAPGPWPPASLAVTDFQAWATRTATAYADNFPFRESMIRTLNRLRLAVWGESPMRTLIRGRECWWFYNDEMALEDWMGATRFDPQELADNVRLHQERRDWLAARGIAMLVVIVPNKKTVYGEFLPSSLRKMRETTRLDQLARAMEEGGIPFLDLRPVMLRAKAVRQAYWKTDSHWNEWGALAGCSAIVEKLRERFPAMPPLDPAAYTAVAENTPGGDLAAMMLLENQLPEANVRMVPHAPHRAHDAPPPPWKDPADLPGRRRIVKAVDDNSLPRALFFRDSFGSQAIPFLAERFRRSVFLWTHRFNPGVVLAERPDVVIFEAAERYQHAIFSPSEGGRP; from the coding sequence ATGAAACGTTTCTCCCTCATCGTGTGCTGCGCGCTGCTCCTGGCCCCCCTCGTCTGGCCCCAGGGCCTGGGGCTCCTGGGCCTGGGCGTCCACCCGCGCGCGGCCGACGCCCCCGGCCCCTGGCCGCCCGCGTCCCTGGCCGTCACCGACTTCCAGGCCTGGGCCACGCGCACGGCCACGGCCTACGCCGACAACTTCCCCTTCCGCGAATCCATGATCCGCACCCTTAACCGCCTGCGCCTGGCCGTGTGGGGCGAATCGCCCATGCGCACGCTCATCCGGGGCCGCGAGTGCTGGTGGTTCTACAACGACGAGATGGCCCTGGAAGACTGGATGGGCGCGACACGCTTCGACCCCCAGGAACTGGCCGACAACGTGCGCCTCCACCAGGAGCGGCGCGACTGGCTGGCGGCGCGCGGCATCGCCATGCTGGTGGTCATCGTGCCCAACAAGAAGACCGTCTACGGCGAATTTCTCCCCTCTTCCCTGCGCAAGATGCGCGAGACCACCCGGCTCGACCAGCTCGCCCGGGCCATGGAGGAGGGCGGCATCCCCTTCCTGGACCTGCGTCCCGTCATGCTCCGGGCCAAGGCCGTGCGCCAGGCCTACTGGAAGACCGACTCCCATTGGAACGAGTGGGGCGCGCTGGCCGGGTGTTCGGCCATCGTGGAGAAGCTGCGCGAGCGCTTCCCCGCCATGCCGCCCCTGGACCCCGCCGCCTACACGGCCGTGGCCGAGAACACTCCCGGCGGCGACCTGGCCGCCATGATGCTCCTGGAGAACCAGCTCCCCGAGGCCAACGTGCGCATGGTCCCCCACGCCCCGCACCGCGCCCACGACGCCCCCCCGCCCCCCTGGAAGGACCCCGCCGACCTCCCCGGCAGGCGGCGCATCGTCAAGGCCGTGGACGACAACTCCCTGCCGCGCGCCCTCTTCTTCCGCGATTCCTTCGGCTCCCAGGCCATCCCCTTCCTGGCGGAACGCTTCCGGCGCTCCGTCTTCCTCTGGACCCACCGCTTCAACCCGGGCGTGGTGCTGGCGGAACGCCCCGATGTGGTGATCTTCGAGGCCGCCGAGCGCTACCAGCACGCCATCTTCTCCCCCTCCGAGGGCGGCAGGCCCTAG
- a CDS encoding TrmH family RNA methyltransferase codes for MDNVVMGRKPVLELLTSRPGTVEHVLLRQGLKGQDIKELIDACKASGVRYRFLPPDALERSAPGCRQGVAAFTAAKEFQDLEQLLDNIRNAPLPVILALDQVQDPGNVGTLARTLLALGGAGLVTTKHHAARLGGQASRASAGALERLPVHMCVNLARTLDQCADAGLEILKAEAGPQGENLFTARFDTPCVLVLGGEEDGVRPNVAKRCARSLYIPMPGGFESLNVAQAGAIVLGQMARYAHLKASGKP; via the coding sequence ATGGACAACGTGGTGATGGGACGCAAGCCCGTCCTGGAACTCCTGACCAGCAGGCCCGGAACCGTGGAACACGTCCTCCTGCGCCAGGGACTCAAAGGCCAGGACATCAAGGAGCTCATCGACGCCTGCAAAGCCTCCGGCGTGCGCTACCGCTTCCTGCCGCCGGATGCCCTCGAACGCAGCGCGCCCGGCTGCCGCCAGGGCGTGGCCGCCTTCACCGCCGCCAAGGAATTCCAGGACCTCGAACAACTCCTCGACAACATCCGAAACGCGCCGCTCCCTGTCATCCTCGCCCTCGACCAGGTGCAGGACCCAGGCAACGTGGGAACCCTCGCCCGCACGCTCCTCGCACTGGGCGGCGCGGGCCTCGTCACCACCAAACACCATGCCGCCCGCCTCGGCGGCCAGGCCTCCCGCGCCTCCGCCGGAGCACTCGAACGACTCCCCGTCCACATGTGCGTCAACCTGGCCCGCACACTCGACCAGTGCGCCGACGCCGGGCTCGAAATCCTCAAAGCCGAAGCCGGGCCGCAAGGCGAAAACCTCTTCACCGCACGCTTCGACACCCCCTGCGTCCTCGTCCTGGGCGGCGAAGAAGACGGCGTGCGCCCAAACGTCGCCAAACGCTGCGCGCGCAGCCTCTACATCCCCATGCCCGGAGGGTTCGAATCGCTCAACGTCGCTCAAGCCGGAGCCATCGTCCTGGGGCAGATGGCCCGCTACGCGCACCTGAAAGCGTCGGGGAAGCCCTGA
- a CDS encoding LysM peptidoglycan-binding domain-containing protein has translation MHKSLTCLLIFSMLILSACAKKYQAENDDMRPNLDPELAHPDFLKIKRPRPLTKQEKEALASKTDIPFNLDVRETEEVQQYLTYFTQERRDTMEKWLERAAPHLPYIRAVLATYKLPPDIIALPFIESGYNTMAYSPAGAGGMWQFMPATGRRFGLSVDWWEDERRNPYLATVAAAKYLAELYNLFNDWNVALAAYNCGEGKMSRVINQSGHTDFFDIAKNPNLLKQETRNYVPKFLAVLKIFKNLDTLGFKTVNWGAGQVLEEVSVPGGTDLAALAEACSMNWEEFHRFNSGFRRQVSPPDRQSPVYVPVAKKELAMAYLANPSCHASRGIKSYTAAGQDTWWNLSRRTGVPIAALRQMNPTVGENVAPGQTVYIPLDSSAQDTALANLDDIPPRADAQRLQTHRVKKGESLAAIAKRYGVSQADLARANGVKSGKGVASGQTITIPVKAGAACPPMPVPQAQAQAPQAAKTVAMKKGLTLAEVAKTNKVDVQAILALNGLKSAGDVKQGMTLKIPAEAVQPQLAAQAQAQAGKLAALAKGQPQPAQQQAKAQPAQQPQPAVQQLAKAQPQPVQQPQPAVQQAKAQPAVQQAAKPDPKAPQQAQVKDSRKPSGPIQYKVENGETVWSIARKFKVDPIALLSWNKLDRTAHLKPGDRLTINVD, from the coding sequence ATGCACAAATCGCTGACCTGCCTGCTGATTTTCAGCATGTTGATCCTTTCGGCCTGCGCCAAGAAATACCAGGCCGAAAACGACGACATGCGCCCCAACCTCGACCCCGAATTGGCGCACCCCGATTTTCTGAAGATCAAGCGCCCCCGGCCGCTGACCAAGCAGGAGAAGGAGGCCCTGGCCTCCAAGACGGACATCCCCTTCAACCTGGACGTGCGCGAGACGGAAGAGGTGCAGCAGTACCTCACCTACTTCACGCAGGAACGCCGCGACACCATGGAGAAGTGGCTGGAGCGCGCCGCCCCTCACCTGCCCTACATCCGCGCCGTGCTGGCGACGTACAAGTTGCCGCCGGACATCATCGCGCTGCCGTTCATCGAGTCTGGCTACAACACCATGGCCTACTCCCCGGCTGGCGCGGGCGGCATGTGGCAGTTCATGCCCGCCACGGGCCGCCGCTTCGGCCTCTCCGTGGACTGGTGGGAGGACGAACGCCGCAACCCCTACCTCGCCACCGTCGCCGCCGCAAAATACCTCGCCGAGCTCTACAACCTCTTCAACGACTGGAACGTCGCCCTGGCCGCCTACAACTGTGGCGAGGGCAAGATGAGCCGCGTGATCAACCAGTCCGGCCACACCGACTTCTTCGACATCGCCAAGAACCCCAACCTGCTCAAGCAGGAGACGCGCAACTACGTGCCCAAGTTCCTGGCGGTGCTCAAGATCTTCAAGAACCTCGACACCCTGGGCTTCAAGACCGTCAACTGGGGCGCGGGGCAGGTGCTCGAAGAAGTCTCCGTGCCCGGCGGCACCGACCTTGCCGCCCTGGCCGAAGCCTGTTCCATGAACTGGGAGGAGTTCCACCGGTTCAACTCCGGCTTCCGCCGCCAGGTGAGCCCGCCGGACCGCCAGAGCCCCGTCTACGTGCCCGTGGCCAAGAAAGAGCTGGCCATGGCCTATCTGGCCAACCCCTCCTGCCACGCCTCGCGCGGCATCAAGTCCTACACCGCCGCCGGGCAGGACACCTGGTGGAACCTCTCGCGCCGCACCGGCGTGCCCATCGCCGCCCTGCGCCAGATGAACCCCACCGTGGGCGAGAACGTGGCCCCGGGCCAGACCGTGTACATCCCCCTGGACAGCTCCGCCCAGGACACCGCACTGGCGAACCTCGACGACATCCCGCCCCGGGCCGACGCCCAGCGCCTGCAGACCCACCGCGTGAAAAAGGGCGAGTCCCTGGCGGCCATCGCCAAGCGCTACGGCGTCTCCCAGGCGGACCTGGCGCGCGCCAACGGCGTGAAGTCCGGCAAGGGCGTGGCCTCGGGGCAGACCATCACCATCCCCGTCAAGGCCGGGGCGGCCTGCCCGCCCATGCCCGTTCCCCAGGCCCAGGCCCAGGCCCCGCAGGCCGCCAAGACCGTGGCCATGAAGAAGGGCCTCACCCTGGCCGAGGTGGCCAAAACCAACAAGGTGGACGTGCAGGCCATCCTGGCGCTCAACGGCCTCAAATCCGCCGGGGACGTGAAACAGGGGATGACCCTCAAGATCCCCGCCGAGGCCGTGCAGCCCCAGCTGGCCGCCCAGGCCCAGGCCCAGGCGGGCAAGCTGGCGGCCCTGGCCAAAGGCCAGCCGCAACCGGCGCAGCAGCAGGCCAAGGCACAGCCCGCGCAACAGCCCCAGCCCGCAGTGCAGCAACTGGCAAAAGCCCAGCCGCAGCCCGTCCAGCAGCCACAGCCCGCCGTCCAGCAGGCCAAGGCACAGCCCGCAGTGCAGCAGGCCGCCAAGCCGGACCCCAAGGCCCCGCAGCAGGCCCAGGTCAAGGACTCCCGCAAACCCTCCGGCCCCATCCAGTACAAAGTGGAGAACGGCGAGACCGTGTGGAGCATCGCCCGCAAGTTCAAGGTGGACCCCATCGCCCTGCTCTCCTGGAACAAGCTCGACCGCACCGCGCACCTCAAGCCCGGCGACCGCCTGACCATCAACGTGGACTAG